The proteins below are encoded in one region of Streptomyces marianii:
- a CDS encoding ATP-binding cassette domain-containing protein translates to MLQAIGLTSTSRRYLAPAVDDLTFEARPGHVTALLGTRGSGKSTALRLMLGLEEGRGITYFRGRPLHGIASPAREVGVLLGDVPGHPVRTARGQLRMLCAAAGVPVSRADDMLDLVGIAALRDARLGSLSLGMDRRLGLASALLGDPHTLLLDAPSRGLSPREHSWLFGLLRAHAAHGGTVLYTTADPKEAARTADRVVTIDKGRLVADQDVADFARTRLRPRVAVLSPHAVRLAAALSHESRAARRSVEVVAEGGNRLSVYGSSCAEIGDAAFRHGVLVHQLADEIGDAGPRAAPARAQGSDDLTGAVLDVPAPGAAPAPGGAVGRGLTAQDTRASRVLPDGVQVPHAAAHGTAPRPAAPHAPGHPPVAPHPVGASSPAGHGSTAGPAPATPPLPGPRHGASRAARAPSQPLQPLRYELRRLLGVRTTHLITAAVLVSSAALSVLLAYAGRTPLPDLLAAWPRAWPLPPAAFGAGVLGALSFGDEFRYPALAAARGTVPRRLGLLIAKLAVTAAAALMLGGAVVVLDAQALWLLYGSDPLPVFRNWPAVALSWAGLLVGCAWSGLLAAGTFRLTTAGVAAVLAVPMAVLPLVQRAFASPSGRSVAGFPARLRELTWLQWPYEVDRWLLAALRALVQPVGTALTLSLSVLFCSYLIVGLRSKVHR, encoded by the coding sequence ATGCTCCAGGCCATCGGACTCACCAGCACCTCCCGCCGGTACCTCGCGCCCGCTGTGGACGATCTGACCTTCGAGGCGAGACCGGGCCATGTCACCGCCCTTCTCGGAACGCGGGGCTCGGGTAAGAGCACGGCCCTGCGGCTGATGCTCGGGCTCGAGGAGGGTCGTGGCATCACCTACTTCCGCGGACGCCCTCTCCATGGCATCGCGAGCCCCGCCCGGGAGGTGGGCGTGCTGTTGGGGGATGTCCCGGGGCATCCCGTCCGTACCGCACGGGGGCAGCTCCGGATGCTCTGTGCCGCCGCCGGGGTGCCGGTGTCCCGCGCGGACGACATGCTCGACCTCGTGGGCATCGCCGCTCTGCGGGACGCACGCCTCGGTTCGCTGTCCCTCGGCATGGACCGCAGACTGGGTCTGGCCTCCGCGCTGTTGGGGGACCCGCACACCCTGCTGCTCGACGCCCCCTCCCGGGGACTCTCACCGCGTGAGCACAGTTGGCTGTTCGGCCTGCTGCGTGCTCACGCCGCACACGGCGGGACCGTCCTCTACACGACCGCTGACCCCAAGGAGGCCGCCAGGACCGCGGATCGGGTGGTCACCATCGACAAGGGCCGACTCGTCGCCGACCAGGATGTGGCCGACTTCGCCCGGACCCGGCTCCGGCCGCGCGTGGCCGTCCTGAGTCCGCACGCCGTCCGGCTCGCCGCGGCGCTGAGCCATGAGTCGCGGGCCGCACGCCGCTCCGTCGAAGTCGTCGCCGAGGGCGGCAACCGGCTCTCCGTGTACGGGAGCAGCTGTGCGGAGATCGGCGACGCCGCCTTCCGCCACGGCGTTCTCGTCCATCAACTCGCCGACGAGATCGGTGACGCGGGGCCCCGCGCGGCACCCGCGCGCGCTCAGGGCTCCGACGACCTGACCGGCGCCGTCCTCGACGTGCCCGCACCCGGCGCCGCGCCCGCCCCGGGCGGTGCCGTCGGCCGAGGGCTCACCGCACAGGACACCCGCGCTTCGCGGGTGCTCCCCGACGGCGTCCAGGTGCCGCATGCGGCCGCGCACGGTACGGCACCTCGTCCCGCTGCCCCGCATGCCCCCGGCCACCCCCCGGTCGCGCCGCACCCGGTGGGTGCCTCCTCCCCCGCCGGGCACGGCTCCACCGCCGGTCCGGCCCCGGCCACCCCGCCCCTTCCGGGCCCGCGCCACGGCGCATCCCGCGCCGCACGTGCTCCGTCGCAGCCGCTCCAGCCGTTGCGGTACGAACTGCGCCGCTTGCTCGGGGTCCGGACGACGCATCTGATCACGGCGGCCGTTCTCGTCTCATCCGCCGCTCTCTCCGTCCTGCTCGCGTACGCGGGCCGCACCCCGCTGCCAGACCTGCTCGCGGCCTGGCCCCGGGCCTGGCCCCTGCCGCCCGCCGCCTTCGGGGCGGGTGTCCTCGGCGCTCTCTCCTTCGGGGACGAGTTCCGCTATCCCGCGCTGGCGGCCGCGCGCGGGACCGTCCCCCGCAGGCTGGGTCTGCTCATCGCCAAGCTCGCGGTGACGGCTGCGGCGGCTCTCATGCTCGGTGGTGCCGTCGTCGTGCTCGACGCCCAGGCGCTGTGGCTCCTCTACGGGTCCGACCCCCTGCCCGTGTTCCGGAACTGGCCCGCAGTCGCTCTGAGTTGGGCCGGGCTCCTGGTCGGCTGCGCATGGTCGGGCCTGCTCGCCGCGGGCACCTTCCGCCTCACGACCGCGGGTGTGGCCGCCGTCCTCGCCGTCCCGATGGCGGTCCTCCCCCTCGTGCAGCGGGCGTTCGCGAGTCCGTCCGGGCGCTCGGTCGCGGGATTCCCGGCGCGCTTGAGGGAGCTGACCTGGCTGCAGTGGCCGTATGAGGTGGACCGCTGGTTGCTCGCGGCGCTGCGGGCGCTCGTCCAACCAGTGGGAACGGCGCTGACATTGTCCCTCTCCGTCCTGTTCTGCTCGTACCTGATCGTCGGCCTCCGCAGCAAAGTTCATCGATGA
- a CDS encoding NUDIX hydrolase, translating to MPYDPSAFPPFAVTVDLVVLTVRRHALCALVVRRGEQPYQGRWALPGGFVRADEDLTAAAARELVEETGLCVHDPHSPAPANGAHLEQLATYGDPKRDPRMRVVSVAHLALAPDLPAPRAGGDASNARWAPVETLLGPEGGARDDDQSGRLAFDHTQILADGVERARSKIEYSSLATAFCPPEFTVGELRRVYEAVWGVALDPRNFHRKVTGTPGFLVPAGGTTTRQGGRPAQLFRAGGATLLNPPMLRPEV from the coding sequence ATGCCCTACGACCCGTCGGCCTTCCCGCCCTTCGCTGTCACCGTCGACCTGGTCGTGCTCACCGTGCGGCGCCACGCGCTGTGCGCTCTGGTCGTACGACGCGGGGAGCAGCCGTACCAGGGGCGGTGGGCGCTGCCCGGAGGATTCGTCAGGGCGGACGAGGACCTCACGGCCGCCGCGGCGCGCGAACTAGTCGAGGAGACGGGGCTCTGCGTGCACGACCCCCACTCGCCCGCGCCCGCCAACGGCGCCCACCTCGAACAGCTCGCCACCTATGGCGATCCGAAGCGCGACCCGCGGATGCGTGTGGTGAGCGTCGCGCATCTGGCACTCGCGCCGGACCTCCCGGCGCCGCGCGCCGGCGGTGACGCGAGCAATGCGCGCTGGGCACCCGTCGAGACGCTGCTGGGTCCGGAGGGGGGTGCGCGCGACGACGACCAGTCCGGTCGGCTGGCCTTCGACCACACACAGATCCTGGCGGACGGCGTGGAACGAGCCCGTTCCAAGATCGAGTACTCGTCGCTGGCCACGGCGTTCTGTCCGCCGGAGTTCACGGTCGGCGAGCTGCGGCGGGTGTACGAGGCGGTGTGGGGTGTCGCCCTGGACCCGCGCAACTTCCATCGCAAGGTGACCGGCACCCCCGGCTTCCTGGTGCCCGCCGGCGGTACGACGACCCGCCAGGGCGGGCGTCCGGCACAGCTCTTCCGGGCCGGCGGCGCGACCCTGCTCAATCCGCCGATGCTGCGTCCCGAGGTCTGA
- a CDS encoding RecQ family ATP-dependent DNA helicase, which translates to MTNAERAELRASADAVLARLVGDATGAARLREDQWRAIEALVADKRRALVVQRTGWGKSAVYFVATSLLRERGSGPTVIVSPLLALMRNQVEAAARAGIRARTINSSNTEEWETVQDEVAAGTVDVLLVSPERLNNPDFRDQVLPKLAAATGLLVVDEAHCISDWGHDFRPDYRRLRTMLADLAPGVPVLATTATANARVTADVAEQLGTGAGTDALVLRGPLDRESLSLGVLQLPDAAHRLAWLADHLGELPGSGIIYTLTVAAAEEVTAYLRHCGHTVASYTGRTENADRQQAEDDLLANRVKALVATSALGMGFDKPDLGFVVHLGSPSSPIAYYQQVGRAGRGVEHAEVLLLPGKEDEAIWQYFASVAFPPEDLVRRTLDVLAQAGRPLSLPALEPLVELRRTRLETMLKVLDVDGAVHRVKGGWTTTGRPWVYDSQRYAWVARQRETEQQAMRDYASAVGCRMEFLRRQLDDEEAVPCGRCDNCAGSRFDASVSSAALDAARGELGRPGVEVEPRKMWPTGLPAVGVDLKGRIPVGEQAFTGRALGRLSDIGWGNRLRPMLAAQAPDGPVPADVADAVVSVLADWARGPGGWSSGAAGGPARPVGVVTVASRRRPRLVGSLGARIAEVGRMPLLGSVEYTAGSEDRHISRTNSAQRVRGLHEFLVVPPDLARTVVEAGGPVLLVDDLSDSGWTLAVASRLLRRAGAEGVFPLVLAVQA; encoded by the coding sequence ATGACCAACGCAGAGCGCGCAGAACTCAGGGCATCGGCCGACGCCGTACTCGCACGTCTCGTCGGGGACGCCACCGGCGCCGCCCGACTGCGCGAGGACCAGTGGCGGGCCATCGAGGCGCTCGTCGCCGACAAGCGCAGGGCGCTGGTCGTGCAGCGGACCGGTTGGGGCAAATCCGCCGTGTACTTCGTCGCCACGTCACTGCTGCGTGAGCGCGGCAGCGGTCCGACGGTGATCGTCTCGCCGCTGCTCGCGCTCATGCGGAACCAGGTGGAGGCCGCCGCTCGGGCGGGAATCCGGGCCAGGACGATCAACTCGTCGAACACGGAGGAGTGGGAGACCGTCCAGGATGAGGTGGCCGCAGGTACTGTCGACGTGCTGCTGGTCAGTCCCGAGCGGCTGAACAACCCGGACTTCCGGGACCAGGTGCTGCCGAAGCTCGCCGCGGCGACCGGCCTGCTCGTGGTGGACGAGGCGCACTGCATCTCGGACTGGGGCCACGACTTCCGCCCCGACTACCGGCGGTTGCGCACGATGCTCGCCGATCTGGCGCCCGGTGTCCCGGTGCTGGCCACGACCGCGACGGCCAACGCTCGTGTGACCGCCGACGTGGCGGAGCAACTGGGCACGGGTGCGGGTACCGACGCGCTGGTGCTGCGCGGGCCGCTGGACCGGGAGAGCCTCAGCCTCGGCGTGCTCCAACTCCCCGACGCCGCCCACCGGCTGGCCTGGCTGGCCGATCATCTCGGTGAGCTCCCCGGCTCGGGGATCATCTACACGCTCACGGTCGCCGCCGCCGAGGAGGTGACGGCGTATCTGCGGCACTGCGGGCACACGGTGGCGTCGTACACGGGCCGCACGGAGAACGCGGACCGGCAACAGGCGGAGGACGACCTGCTCGCCAACCGGGTCAAGGCCCTGGTCGCCACCTCCGCGCTCGGGATGGGGTTCGACAAGCCGGACCTCGGCTTCGTGGTGCATCTCGGGTCGCCCTCCTCGCCCATCGCCTACTACCAGCAGGTGGGCCGGGCCGGCCGCGGCGTGGAGCACGCCGAGGTGCTGCTCCTGCCCGGTAAGGAGGACGAGGCGATCTGGCAGTACTTCGCCTCGGTCGCCTTCCCTCCGGAGGACCTCGTGCGCCGCACCCTCGACGTGCTGGCGCAGGCCGGGCGGCCCCTGTCCCTGCCCGCGCTGGAACCGCTCGTCGAACTGCGCCGCACACGGCTGGAGACGATGCTCAAGGTCCTCGACGTGGACGGAGCGGTGCACCGGGTCAAGGGCGGCTGGACGACGACCGGCCGGCCGTGGGTGTACGACTCCCAGCGCTACGCGTGGGTGGCGCGTCAGCGCGAAACCGAGCAGCAGGCGATGCGCGACTACGCCTCGGCCGTGGGCTGCCGCATGGAGTTCCTGCGCCGGCAGCTGGACGACGAGGAGGCCGTCCCGTGCGGCCGCTGCGACAACTGCGCCGGCTCCCGCTTCGACGCCTCGGTGTCCTCAGCAGCGCTGGACGCCGCGCGCGGTGAACTGGGGCGCCCGGGCGTGGAGGTGGAGCCCCGCAAGATGTGGCCCACCGGTCTTCCGGCGGTCGGCGTGGATCTCAAGGGGCGGATTCCCGTGGGCGAACAGGCGTTCACGGGCCGGGCGCTGGGCCGACTCTCCGACATCGGCTGGGGCAACCGGCTGCGGCCGATGCTCGCAGCGCAGGCTCCGGACGGGCCGGTCCCCGCCGATGTGGCCGATGCGGTCGTCAGCGTCCTGGCCGACTGGGCCAGGGGCCCGGGTGGTTGGTCCTCCGGAGCCGCTGGCGGACCGGCCCGTCCCGTCGGCGTGGTGACCGTCGCCTCGCGCCGCAGGCCGCGCCTCGTCGGCTCGCTCGGGGCCCGCATCGCGGAGGTCGGGAGGATGCCCCTCCTCGGCTCCGTCGAGTACACGGCCGGTTCGGAGGACCGGCACATCTCGCGTACGAACAGCGCTCAGCGGGTGCGGGGACTGCACGAATTCCTCGTCGTCCCACCGGATCTGGCGCGGACGGTGGTCGAGGCGGGCGGTCCGGTGCTGCTCGTGGACGATCTTTCGGACAGCGGCTGGACCCTCGCCGTCGCGTCACGTCTGTTGCGCCGAGCGGGAGCTGAGGGGGTGTTTCCGCTGGTCCTGGCAGTTCAGGCGTGA
- a CDS encoding DUF4192 family protein, which produces MNKHHEPTGPADGEQQQITLRGPAELVDALPYMLGFHPTDSIVLVALHGRQGRFGGRLRLGIPESPHEWLPVSQHLAECLVEGSERRGSRPDGIVVFLCQDPVEGETGRVVMERLRPLAQWLRTSCGALDVPVPEALCVSGGRFWSYCCPDSRCCPAEGTATAISGTSVMAAAAAYAGIQVRGSLREMESRLKPLRTPSMADQERALDSAGAALLPRILHGGSREQVGAETLRLARRLMKRLGERATLDMGPSSADARDDRLVSHAEAAAVILGLQDRETRDRAAAWMEGPQAHRALRLWRALARRCVGPYAEHAAAPLSLAGWVSWSTGDEPSARVALSLALRVDPEYVFARLLHQACNDGLDPEELRRCLRTHGTVPVPGAPVTSAGGSPGGSVGSESGATELTARSAGCGPAAAELTAGGEPASAGPSMESATARAAAPHSTSAVASARGTAPAPGPEPFVPGQDTTVGRSARPGPVPEATPDAAVDDASRTPGPMPSPCHGTDGARRPQSRPRLSRPGSQVRPGGRKTGTAPGPTGPGAASPARRRASNAEGGPGTAEGEPAGERDRPASPRVSPPGGAAPS; this is translated from the coding sequence ATGAACAAGCACCACGAACCCACCGGGCCGGCCGACGGCGAGCAGCAGCAGATCACCTTGCGCGGGCCGGCCGAACTCGTCGACGCCCTGCCGTACATGCTGGGCTTCCACCCGACCGACTCGATCGTGCTCGTCGCGCTCCACGGCAGGCAGGGCCGCTTCGGCGGACGGCTCCGCCTGGGCATCCCCGAATCCCCGCACGAGTGGCTGCCCGTCTCCCAGCACCTCGCCGAGTGCCTCGTCGAGGGCAGCGAGCGCCGTGGCTCCCGGCCGGACGGAATCGTCGTGTTCCTGTGCCAGGACCCCGTGGAGGGGGAGACCGGCCGGGTGGTGATGGAGCGGCTGCGCCCCCTAGCCCAGTGGCTGCGCACCTCCTGCGGCGCGCTGGACGTGCCGGTCCCCGAGGCGCTGTGCGTTTCCGGCGGCCGCTTCTGGAGCTACTGCTGCCCGGATTCCCGCTGCTGTCCGGCGGAGGGTACGGCGACGGCGATCTCCGGCACCTCGGTCATGGCCGCGGCCGCGGCGTACGCGGGCATCCAGGTCCGGGGCTCCCTGCGGGAGATGGAGTCGCGCCTCAAGCCGCTGCGCACCCCGTCCATGGCCGACCAGGAGCGGGCCCTGGACTCCGCGGGTGCGGCCCTGCTCCCGAGGATCCTGCACGGAGGGAGCAGGGAGCAGGTCGGGGCCGAGACACTGAGGCTCGCCCGTCGGCTGATGAAGCGACTGGGGGAGAGGGCGACGCTCGACATGGGCCCGTCCTCGGCCGACGCCCGCGACGACAGGCTGGTCTCCCACGCCGAGGCGGCCGCGGTGATTCTCGGGCTCCAGGACCGCGAAACCCGGGACCGGGCCGCCGCGTGGATGGAGGGTCCGCAGGCCCACCGCGCGCTCAGGCTGTGGCGGGCGCTGGCCCGCCGTTGCGTCGGACCCTACGCGGAGCATGCGGCCGCCCCGCTCTCGCTGGCCGGCTGGGTGTCCTGGTCCACGGGCGACGAGCCGAGTGCGCGAGTCGCCCTCAGCCTAGCCCTCCGGGTGGATCCGGAGTACGTCTTCGCGCGCCTGCTCCACCAGGCGTGCAACGACGGGCTGGATCCCGAGGAGCTGCGCCGCTGCCTGCGGACCCACGGCACGGTGCCGGTGCCGGGGGCACCGGTGACGTCCGCGGGCGGTTCTCCTGGTGGCTCGGTGGGGAGCGAATCGGGTGCCACGGAGCTCACGGCCCGTTCCGCGGGGTGCGGGCCGGCTGCCGCTGAGCTCACGGCCGGGGGCGAGCCGGCATCCGCCGGCCCCTCCATGGAGTCGGCCACCGCACGGGCGGCCGCACCGCATTCCACATCCGCGGTCGCCTCCGCGCGGGGCACCGCACCTGCACCCGGGCCCGAGCCCTTCGTGCCGGGCCAGGACACCACGGTCGGTCGGTCCGCTCGTCCGGGGCCGGTTCCGGAGGCGACTCCGGACGCGGCGGTGGACGACGCGTCTCGGACGCCCGGCCCGATGCCCTCCCCATGTCACGGGACCGACGGGGCGCGCCGGCCCCAGTCCCGCCCCCGCCTTTCGCGTCCGGGGTCCCAGGTGCGGCCGGGGGGCCGGAAGACGGGCACCGCACCCGGCCCGACCGGGCCGGGAGCGGCCTCGCCCGCAAGGCGGCGAGCTTCGAACGCCGAGGGCGGGCCGGGTACCGCGGAAGGGGAACCGGCGGGGGAACGTGATCGGCCGGCGTCGCCGCGGGTGTCTCCGCCCGGGGGAGCGGCGCCGTCGTAG